The Ischnura elegans chromosome 9, ioIscEleg1.1, whole genome shotgun sequence genome includes the window GGAAGGCTAAGGAATTTTTAACTACTGTGAATCAACTTCAGGAAAAATTCCATTGGCATCAAGATATGAACACACGTATCCATGTACAGTAGCAATGAACCCATCAACACAGACTTAGGATGACCAATTTCCCTTCAGTTATAGTTTAAAAGCCACTGCAGCATGCCAAGTACACAATTACACATCAGATGAAAGAAATATCATGTTAGCATTGACATTTCTCAAACACTGCATCATGCATTTCCTAGTCATGCGCAAGTTAACCACGAATAGAACAATACGGACACATGAAAGTATAAGTGTTTTAAGGAAGAGAAGACCGTTAACTTTCCAGTAATCTTGCAGCCAACAAGTACTCCAGATAATAAGGAAAtatcatttactttttttctggGATATAAGGTCACAAAGCCAAAACTTATGTAAAGTGACGAATCTCAGGAACAAAAGAGAGGAGATATGTAAATTGGTAGTTTCAACTTGAGACTTAACTTGGGTATTCTAGGAGTTCCGATAGCAGTCAAAGCGGAGGAGTTTTCCCTGCAGATACTCACTTCCAAATCATACATTGTTCAAAACCACAAGGTACTCTTCAGGCCCATTACAGAATGGTTTATATgctcaaataattttcaatctttcaGACCATGAATTTCGAATTTGAGCAATATTCACACCAAACAagattatatacatatatttaatttgCTGACTTCCTTCACCACCAAAATGCCACTAAGGCTTTAACAGCTCAAACAACAGAAAACTTAAAATCCTTCTGTACGTTACTTACTTCCTGTGGCAGGgtggacaacaattaaaatgccaacatgcagaaaaaatattcaacctttCAATACACCTTTTGTTCAGTGAGACACGATAGCCAATTTGTAGTTGCTGGACAAGTTTTCCCCGAGACAGTGACAGAGAGCAAGGCTGATCAACATCATGCTGggctcccagtgagaaatgggtggtggaatccacgtggagaattaacgtggataccacgtgtttttggtcgtggaatcaacgtggaacccacgtggaaatttggtggaaaaattaaaacagcagtaggtgctgtcctaaaaccattaaaacctcaaccactaaATCtgaaccttctatatatgtgtctacgatttttcatgtgctctcacggctgcctttccacgaattatataaaaatagaatgtgcgatacattttcacataactagcgtggtttcaggatggtaaatgacgcaatgtcaccagagagttaagttccacaaattagaaattctgtttaacattttatgataatcaccacaaatccacttgaaatcaacgtggattccacgtgggtccaaccactcaatatccaccaccaccaaatatccaccactcaacgtggattccaccacccatttctcactgggctgcTGATGTTCATTTCAGCCGCCAGGAGTCATCGCCGCCAGCCGCCATCTTGGCCTGTAATTACTGTGAGAGAACACTTTCTCccagtaaatttcatttttcttttcagtcACATCTCCACCTTCTATTAACCCTATCCCCAATAAATAGGTCTGTGATCCCTTACCTCCATTATTTTGTCCATTTCACTAAAATAAGAGGTCCCCACATCCTAATGCTGAATTAAGATGATTCCCTGCTTCATATTCTGTAGTCTATTACCAAAGATATGGTAGGTGAGAATGCTGATTCAGAATCCAGGAATATGAGGTTAAAACAGGAGCCTCTCCAAGGAGACGTCTTTTAAGTAACCTTCTTACTTCCATATGTGTACTAGTCTTTTCTTAAACAACGTTaacctcaaaatatttcaaacttctcGACGTCAATTAATTGATTGATAGGCACAATACCAAAactaaacaaaattttacaaacaaagttgCCTATATTTTAGAAGAGTTTCCCAAAAAGAAGTGAAATCAAGTTACAACCTGAACTAAAAAATCTTTCTAACTTCTTGACCACTGTCAATTGATTGATAGGCACAATCCCAAAACTAAACAAAATTTCACAAACAAAGTTGCCTATATTTTAGAAGTTTCCCACAAAGTGAAATCAAATTACAACCTGAactaaaatatctgaaaaataatTAGTCTCAGACCTTCTAATATGCAATTATTAACGGCAGATTGCAATAAACGAGAGGTGGCTGCGCATTAGAAGCACCCAAATATCAGATTCATCAATGCTTCCACTACTCCAAGGACCTTCATCAAGGTATGATAAATAAggaacaggaaaaataaaaatctggaaTGTTTGTCATTTTACTGTATTGACATTTTACACTTAAGTTTTAATTAAGAACGCGGTCTCTCCTTCTTCTCCTTGTAAAGGGCGAGCAGAGAAACATTAGCAACTTTAACAACCTTGAATCGAACACCTGCAAATACAAAAGAGAATGTCATTAGCAGAAATGAATATTGATCTCAAATTGAAAGGTTTATGCAACAAAATAAAGGATTCATTCATGCACAATGCAGCAGACACTAATAACATAATATTAACATCCTGGAAAGTGGTGACGTTCTACTCGGTATAGAACATTGTGTTGAGTTTTAACTTAGGTTATATAAGAATAAGGAGCAAAAAAGGCCACACTCTTAGAATGTTTGAAAGAATTCAACATTCAGAACAGTCAAGATCAGAGCAATCAACTTGAGTCACTAAATATTCCAAATGATACATTTCGATTCATAGATgtatgtattcaacggtgtttggcgagatgttgtggaacatattgcagttataaatgaaaatgaaaaaactttgtgaatgtccacagtatttattcaagtacgacgcgtttcagtgattcatcgctatcatcaggtacaaatgcccGAGTGACTGattaaaattctgtttttattccccAGTGACACTTAAAACATTATTCGACAAATCGttagataaattggaccctctttcaagatccggcatttatgaaatcagctgtgACTCGTGTGATGCAAAATATATAGGTCAAACAGGCCGCAATTACAAAGTACGGGCAGCAGAACATAGAAGATGTTATGAAGAGAAAGACACTAAATCCCAGGTAGCCGCTCATCTCATCAACGAGGGCCATTCGTGCAATTTCACCCCAAAAATATTAGTCTTCGAGAATAAAGGACGTCGGTTCGATGCACTTGAGCAGTGGGAGATCACCAGAAGGAGGAATCGCAAAGTAAATCTCATGAACAACATTGAGTTCCTTAGTCATTCCCCGCTGTTAGCCCTGCCCCCgctaaaaccttcaaccgaaccccaattccttacgtatcccaaccgcctccccactccattcccccatcctttaccccccaacccctctcccacttccaccaactcataaccataccccctcctttcagcatgtacatatataagacttcttgacgtaaaccatgcatttgcacctgatgatagcgatgaatcgctgaaacgtgttgtacttgaataaatactgtggacattcacaaagttttttcactttcatttataatttcgattcataacttttcaagtTTGAAACCACCCCACATTAAGTATAACATGCATAAGATTTAAACATTGCCACTAAGGACTACGATTAGATCCCTCAGTCCAGGAACGAGGAATTTTGTTCTAGCTAATTTTCTAGCTAAATAATCATAAATACATTTATGACAGAATACATTGAGTAGCATATGCCAATGATTCAAATTACTTGGAGGGCTGAAGTTTTTAATTCAAAGTTGTGACATTTcttgaaataaaacttaaatgggttataaaacaaatggtaaaactgaaaatttgtaatcttttaaaaaattatacgcTTTAAAAATTACTCCGCTTTTACCTCGTGTTCCTTAGAGACATAAAGCAAAAAGATTTGGAATGGCATATATGGACTATGGCACAGTCTTAGCTGCTGGGAAATTTTTCTGAGTAATATTGATTTTTCCAACGCATGATCAAATGtgtgcataaaaaattcaataaattgatTGCTGATGCTTCATAACCTATAGGAACACTTTAGGTTTACTTAGACTATCTATAGTAATAAGGGGAGTGATACTGATCACGAGTTTATCAGCCAATGAACACAACATTTTACTTGACTTTCTAGAATTGGTACGCATGAGAATTTAACTGTATAAAAGAAGTACTTCAAAAAGGATTCCCTCcactaaggccgttttacacggggcatgtaattgTGCAGGTTATAAATGCATCAATTTCTCGTTATGGCGTACaattgcatgaatgaaattagaatggGCTTTTGTGCcctctcacgtccatgcattctcacatgcgttctaacaattcaccgcaaTTGTGACTGCATCTTCGTACACACACCAGATTGTGCAATTATGTGCCACATGTAACAAGACATTTGGAAATAATGGCACAGGTACATAATTCGCGCACAATCTTGAACTGACATggatatacaatatatatacaataaagaatatgagaattatatttttcagaagaACTGACAACATAATATTATTAATGGATTGCCTTTCAAAGAAATCCAGATGCTTAATTTCTTTCGcaagtaaaatataaaacatttattaaaatggCACAGCCACTTCAAGATATGAGAAAACAATACAATCACAATGGTCTCAAAACGCCTTAAGtagtgtacacccactcacatcCACACGACTGAAAACCTTGAAATCTTTAATTGACATGAATATAAGACAAAGTGTACGTTCACAGGTCATATTATGTTGTACTAAATATCTTACGACAAATACTTATTTCAAAACAACTGCGATTTACTATCCAACGCTACAGAATACCTGTGAGCGCAATTTCCATCAGATGAAGCGTTTTAAATAGTTCACCATCAAGCACAAAGTATTAATTCGTTAACGTCAagacggaaattttgaaaacatgaaacCTACCTGGGATATCACCCACGGCGTGTCCTTTACGTCCAAATCCTGCCACCAAAACCTCGTCGTTCTCCTCAATGGAATTTAAGGAACCGTCACGAGGAACGAAGGCCgttattttctttccattcttaATCAATTGGACCCTCACACACTTTCGGATGGCTGAGTTCGGCTGCTTAGCTTCGACACCGCTGTAAAAGACGGAAGTCCCAAGGTGAACGAGCGCGAGATCAATATggttgcaaataaattaaaatacccAACACTTAGCTTTCAATGGGCGAATTCGCACAGAAAATGAACACTTACACTTTCTCAAGAACGATTCCCTTAGCGTGAGAAGCACCAGCAAATGGGTTGGCCTTCCATCTTGAACCTAAATGCGCCTTTTTGTAGTCTTTATCTGCCCACCTCTGCTCGCGGCGGTGGTTTACGTGTTTCCTAGCAGTTCTCAGACCACGGGGTTTACCTGTTAAAATTCAATTAGGATTACTATGACGAAACATCGGTAACGTGAAGAAGGGAAATAAATTCATAACCCGGCACTGACGCACACCAACCACATGGTGCTCCAACAGTTTTCAGAAGTAGCGTCACCAATAAGAATTAAACAATATCCCCAGGAAGAACACTCCCTACGCACTAATTGTATTCATcgaacaataaattaaaaataatattgattaaatACACGAAATCCACATAAATATTCACTCACCCATTTCGCCACGAGGTAACTTTCCTCACTTGTCCGCAACGAAGAATTCTCGTGAATCGCGAGATGGCGATATACAATCGATTTGGCCTCGACTCTCGAGCTCGTACGTTTCGATTGTTTTCTACCGCTATTGATCTCGTTGTTCAAAAGTCAAgcgggaataaaaatatattttaccattagaaaatttattgcttaaaatatCAATGCGTAAATTGAGATGATAGGTTCAGCAGTACAACGTTCTTTAGTAACATAGAATATTAATCATTGTAattacatatttatgcatatttctcTGTTATGCTGCCAGAATGAGAGCTAAGATTTCATTCAATTTGTTCTCTCGTCACTTTTTGGTGGATTGAGGTTTCACTACcatttcccacattttttcaTGTGCAAGGGGAGAGAacaattttttgagaaagaagaaaattgtaCCCTCCCAGTGCCCCTTTTGTAGCCcaataaaattttgctatttccCTTCAACCTATATGAAGTATCTCTTCCATGGTATCTCCTCAAAAGACCGCCCATGTGAGCTCAGAACTGATTTATAGCCTTTAAGTAGAAATGGAGTGTGCGATTGAACGTCGGCATTGCCATTTCTCATTGAATGCTTAT containing:
- the LOC124165749 gene encoding 40S ribosomal protein S23, with the protein product MGKPRGLRTARKHVNHRREQRWADKDYKKAHLGSRWKANPFAGASHAKGIVLEKVGVEAKQPNSAIRKCVRVQLIKNGKKITAFVPRDGSLNSIEENDEVLVAGFGRKGHAVGDIPGVRFKVVKVANVSLLALYKEKKERPRS